The sequence CGACCCTTTCGGGCATCTGGGTTAAATTGAAATTCATTGGCTGCTGTTTAATGAAATGCCGCGCAAAAATAGGAAACCGCTGGCATATTACCCTTTTCCTGCTTTCCGGTTTCTGGCAATCACATCAACAACCCCCTGGTTCTGTAAAACTGCCGGATGCAGCGCCACAAATTCCTTCAGTAGTTTAGGCGCTTTTTGCATGGCCCGCTCCAGGTAGAGGAGCGCATCTTTTGATCTGCCCAGCGCCAGGAGAATGGCGCTTTTATAATAAATGAACAGGGGTTTCCCTTCGGTATGCCGAAGTGCGGCTTCCGACTGTTCCAGTGCCTCATCATAAAATTCGCCGGTATACAGGCACCTGATCAGGGCTTCCCAGCCATTACTGCTTTTTGGCCGCGCCCGTACCACATTGGAAAAGAAAATGATCGCTTCTTTTGTTTCCCCCAAACGCACCTTACACTCGCCCATAGCCAGGTTGAATTCAGGAACAGCCTTCTGGATATGCATAGCCGTTTCCAATTGTTTGGCTGCCTGGCTCCACTGCTCTTCGTTAATATAGGTACAGGCAATCTTGTAATATAATTTACTGTCATCCGGATTCAGGTGAACGGCTTTCCGGTAATAAAACCTCGCCTGGGCAAAATTCTTCTGGCGGTCGTAACAATGCCCGATGGCTTCGAATATGACGTCCTCAGGACGGCTGAGCTCCAGTACTTTTTCCAGTACTTCAATGGCATCCCTGTATTTCTTCAGCCGGATAAATGCATCCCCCATATTCCGGTAGGCATAATCGAACTTTTCATCTATGGTTACTGCAAACTTGTACGCATCGATCGCTTTTTCGTACAATTTAAGGCCCTGGTAAGCTGCTGCCAGGTTAAACCATGCCAGTTCATTATAGGGCAGTTCCTCCAATATTTGCTGGTGCACCCTGATGCTTTCCTCATTCCTGCCGGTAAAATCGGTCCAGAAACAGATTTTATACAACGCTTCTTCATTGGCCGGTTCCTGCTCCAGGATCAGCTTCAGGCAGTCGAATATCTTGTCAAACTCCTCATAATCATCGTACACATCGGCCAGCTCAAAGAGTAATTCAATGCGCTCCTCCCCTTCGAACAATAAAAGGGCATTTTCCAGTAATTCCACGGCCTTAGGTTGCTGGTCCAGCGCCAGGTAAGCATCCGTGCGGAGGATAAACAGGTTGATATCATTGCTGTCCAGCAGTTCTGCCAGGTCAAGAATAGCTAAAGCATCTGTGTACTTGCGCGTGGCAATCAGGATATCTGCCTTACGTAATAACAGGCTGGCGGAATAGGGAAATTGCTCTACGGCCATGTCACAGGCTTCCTGGGCCTGACCCAGGTCTTCTGCATCATCAAAATAATCAATGATTTTTTCGAAGGATTCCTCGTCCAAAAAACTATTGGAACGGCCTGATTTCCTGTCGTTGTACTGCCTCAGCAATTCCTCTAAATCCTCTTTATCCTGGCGAAAGGGGTATTCTTTCATGTACTTTGGGTTATTCTAATATAGCCTAAACCAAAAAATTGGCCAACTTTTTGTAACATTTTTTATCACCAACCGTTAATAACATATTAAAATTTGTGATAAACGGTTAGGATTTTAGCAAATATTTTAACTACTTTTGTACCAGTGATTAAATCAATCCATACAAGAATTTCCAGGCACTCCTTAAAATTGGTGGTTGCCACCCTTTTTCTGGGTATTGCCGGATTGGCGTTTGCCAGTATGGGTGGTGAAAAACGCAACAAAAAGTCCGGTTCTGTTCGTTCTGAATTTGTTCCGATCAAAACCAGTGCTGGCTTTACACTGAAAACCGGGTCATCTTACAAAGGAAGCATGATCCTGAACCAGGAAAAGTCAAATGGCCAGATTCGTTTTAATTCCCTGGTAACTTTCCAGAAAGGCAATACGACTTATATTCTTCCTTTGAACCACAGGATTAACATGGGTTCTCTAAGTACAACAGACAATACGCAGATGCTGCGCCTGAAAGTCAGGATGCACAAATAATCCCCTACTGCGCTTTTCTCCCTTTTTTACTTTCTTCATAGGTCATTTCACGATAGCCAGTTTTAGGAATATCAAATTTTGATACTGGTACCGGGTTGAGGTTTACCTGCGACACGATATACCTGATATTTAACTGGCCTTGTGTTAACTCATACTCAAGGGGAAGTCCCTTCAGGCCACTGAACTGTGAATTATAATCATCGTTCTCGGGCATGATATCTGTAGTGTAGTATACAATAAATGAGCTGCCATCTTTCATTTGCGCAATAGCCTTCTTACAGGTATACCCTGCCAGCGTCTTTGTTTCAGTAGTTGTGTTGAACCTGATGCCTTCATACTTCCGGTTTTTATCTTTCCAGTCATCAGCTGTCATCCGGATCAGCAATTTTTGTCCGCCTACTTCCTGCAACACCACAGCAGCTCCGCTCCTTGCGTCATGGATGGTGGTAAAACTGGCAAGTGCACTAACCATTTCCGACCGGCTCAGGTTTCCCTTAAGGTAAACTGTGGTAGTTGCGCCATCGAAGGCATCTGCCAGTTTCGGTTCCGCGGCACCGGTAGTGATCACCGCATCATACACGATCGTGATATCAGCAATTTTCTTTTGCGCACTGGTGTACAGCGATAACAAGGCCAGCGAAGTAATCAGTACAATTTTTTTCATGGTCATTTCAGTATAACAGACGCAGTTTTTCCGGTGATAGTTGTCTAAAATAAGAAAGACCCGTGGCATTTTCACTGAATGCACAGGTCTTTTTGGTTATTTAACAGCGTAGTGGCTTATTTACCTTTTTTCTGCATATCCTGCACTCTTTTCTGCGTGGCCTGGATCTCTTCCATCTTCGCCGCCCATTTGGACTTGGCCTTGGGCTTTGTGCGATTTTCTGCCAGCTGTGCCACGATCTTGTCGTGATCTATTATATAGTTCTGTATCACCCATTGCAAGGCCAGTGTGATGACATTCGACACAGTGTAATACCAGGTAAGTGCTGATGGTAAACGGTTGAAGAAAACCAACAGGATGACAGGGAAAATATACGGCATGTATTTTAACATCGGGTTATTCTGGTCCGGTGTCATATTCATATTATACAATGAGATCAGGAAGCTGGTGATTACGGCAGTGATCGTAAACAGACTGATATGATCCCCGAAACCAAACGGAATAGTGAAGGGAAGTTTGGCTATAACATCATAGGTGGAAAGGTCCTGCGCCCAAAGAAAACTTTGTCCGCGTAAAGCCACACTCGAGTTAAAGAAACTATACAAGGCAAAGAAGATGGGAATCTGCATCAGGGCCGGAATACAACCACCCAGTGGATTTACACCAGCTTCCCTGAACAATTTCATTTGCTCCATGCCAAAGCCCTGCTGGTCATCGCCGAACTTTGCTTTCAGGGTATCGATCTCCGGGCGAAGCGCTTTCATCTTGGCACCACTGAGATAACTGGAATACACCAAAGGTGAGGTGACCAGGCGGATGAACAGGGTCAGTAATGCAATCACGATACCATAACTGCCGACAAATTTTTTGATGAAATCAAAAACAGGCATTACGATGTACTGGTTGATCGGCCTTACGAAAGAATAAAAGCCCTGTCCCAGGTTCACGATCTTATCCATTTTGTCAACACCTACGTGACGCAGTATTTTATAGTCATTCGGACCAAAATAAAACTGCATGGCAACCACGGCATTGTTACCAGCCGGAAGCTTTTTCTGGAAGGAAGACTTGGCAGCTACAATGACGTTGGAACTGTCTTCACCCGGACTTGTCCAGTCAATCTGGCCCGCATCAAAATTATCCCGGGCAATTAAAGTCGTATTGAAGAATTGTTGTTTGATACTTGCCCAGTGAACGGGTTTTTCAAATTTCTCCTGGTTATTGGAAAACATGTTGAAGTAATCGTACTCCCCGTCTTCCACGATTACCAACTGTGATTGCTGGCGTTCGTATTTCACATCCCTTTCCTGCTGGCGTGCATCTACATTCCATTGCAGGTTCAGGTTCTGGTTGGTCAGCAAAGCATTCACCCCGTTTAATTTCAGGTTGAAGTCGATGAGGTAGGAACCTTGTTTCACAACAAATTCATGCTGCATCGATTCACCGTTATTACCGGTCACCTCGTAGGTGATCACCTGGTTGCCGGCATTGTCGGAACTTACCCCTTTTAACTGAAAGAAAAGGTTGGCAGCCTGCGCAGTCTGGTTATTACCTGTATTCACGGGATAAGTAACCTGGTCACTGCCATCATGAATAAGGGTAACCTGGCTGCTATCGGAACGCTTGAATTTTTTGAGGGAAACCTGGACCGGCTGTCCGCCTTTATTGGAAAACCTGATGGATAACAGGTCATTTTCCACCACCTGGAAACTTTCCTTTCCTGCAGTCGCCTTTGCCCAACCTGTTGCAGTAGTGTCAGCCACTACCACCGCAGCTGTTGTGTCAGTAGTTACTTTGCTTGCTTTTATTTTGGCCTGTTCAATTTTAGCGATAGAATCTTCGTACTGCTGTTTTTTGCCTTGTAATTCCTGGCTATTCTTTGAAGAAATAAACAGGTAAACAAAAAGGAGAACCCCTAACAGCACAAAACCAATAACCGTGTTGCGATCCATGCTTTGCATGTAATAATATTTTTTAGACCTGCGAAGATAGGGTAAT comes from Flavihumibacter fluvii and encodes:
- the yidC gene encoding membrane protein insertase YidC, translating into MQSMDRNTVIGFVLLGVLLFVYLFISSKNSQELQGKKQQYEDSIAKIEQAKIKASKVTTDTTAAVVVADTTATGWAKATAGKESFQVVENDLLSIRFSNKGGQPVQVSLKKFKRSDSSQVTLIHDGSDQVTYPVNTGNNQTAQAANLFFQLKGVSSDNAGNQVITYEVTGNNGESMQHEFVVKQGSYLIDFNLKLNGVNALLTNQNLNLQWNVDARQQERDVKYERQQSQLVIVEDGEYDYFNMFSNNQEKFEKPVHWASIKQQFFNTTLIARDNFDAGQIDWTSPGEDSSNVIVAAKSSFQKKLPAGNNAVVAMQFYFGPNDYKILRHVGVDKMDKIVNLGQGFYSFVRPINQYIVMPVFDFIKKFVGSYGIVIALLTLFIRLVTSPLVYSSYLSGAKMKALRPEIDTLKAKFGDDQQGFGMEQMKLFREAGVNPLGGCIPALMQIPIFFALYSFFNSSVALRGQSFLWAQDLSTYDVIAKLPFTIPFGFGDHISLFTITAVITSFLISLYNMNMTPDQNNPMLKYMPYIFPVILLVFFNRLPSALTWYYTVSNVITLALQWVIQNYIIDHDKIVAQLAENRTKPKAKSKWAAKMEEIQATQKRVQDMQKKGK
- a CDS encoding tetratricopeptide repeat protein, translating into MKEYPFRQDKEDLEELLRQYNDRKSGRSNSFLDEESFEKIIDYFDDAEDLGQAQEACDMAVEQFPYSASLLLRKADILIATRKYTDALAILDLAELLDSNDINLFILRTDAYLALDQQPKAVELLENALLLFEGEERIELLFELADVYDDYEEFDKIFDCLKLILEQEPANEEALYKICFWTDFTGRNEESIRVHQQILEELPYNELAWFNLAAAYQGLKLYEKAIDAYKFAVTIDEKFDYAYRNMGDAFIRLKKYRDAIEVLEKVLELSRPEDVIFEAIGHCYDRQKNFAQARFYYRKAVHLNPDDSKLYYKIACTYINEEQWSQAAKQLETAMHIQKAVPEFNLAMGECKVRLGETKEAIIFFSNVVRARPKSSNGWEALIRCLYTGEFYDEALEQSEAALRHTEGKPLFIYYKSAILLALGRSKDALLYLERAMQKAPKLLKEFVALHPAVLQNQGVVDVIARNRKAGKG